The following coding sequences lie in one Streptomyces xiamenensis genomic window:
- a CDS encoding dienelactone hydrolase family protein, which translates to MADVVLFHSAYGLRPAVHTAAERLRAAGHQVHVPDLYDGRTAGTVEEGMEIKDDIGTDELLRRAVAAAAPYSDKGLVYAGFSLGASLAQTLALGDVKARGLLLLHGTGDIADDASSPGLPVQLHVADPDPFEPHDWQTAWYLRIGRAGADAEVFPYAGAGHLYTDPELPDYDAEAAEATWRVALAFLDEVG; encoded by the coding sequence CCGCGTACGGGCTGCGGCCCGCCGTGCACACGGCGGCGGAGCGGCTGCGGGCCGCCGGGCACCAGGTGCACGTGCCCGACCTCTACGACGGGCGGACCGCCGGGACCGTGGAGGAGGGGATGGAGATCAAGGACGACATCGGCACGGACGAACTGCTGCGCCGTGCCGTCGCCGCCGCCGCCCCGTACTCGGACAAGGGCCTGGTGTACGCGGGCTTCTCGCTGGGTGCCTCGCTGGCGCAGACGCTGGCGCTGGGGGATGTGAAGGCGCGCGGGCTGCTGCTGCTCCACGGGACGGGGGACATCGCCGATGACGCGTCCTCGCCCGGGCTGCCCGTGCAACTGCACGTGGCCGACCCGGACCCGTTCGAGCCGCACGACTGGCAGACCGCCTGGTACCTGCGGATCGGGCGGGCCGGCGCGGACGCGGAGGTCTTCCCCTACGCGGGTGCGGGGCACCTGTACACCGACCCGGAGCTGCCGGACTACGACGCGGAGGCGGCGGAGGCCACCTGGCGCGTCGCGCTGGCGTTCCTCGACGAGGTGGGGTGA